Proteins from a single region of Desulfurellaceae bacterium:
- a CDS encoding CoA transferase: MADLTWLLAGAGGPRLLASLGAEILRVEWRERLDFLRYMPPFAPTKKDEHAQAGAMELSSLSKDSVQSVNRGGYFNDINAGKKGLSLNMGHPKGRELFKRIVAVSDVVVEAFTAETMRKWGLGYEQLKEIKPDIIYIQQPGWGYKGPYVKFASYGPIAQAVSGLTEQSGLPSPHPPAGWGYSYMDWSGAYYCALTMLCAIYYKKRTGKGQYIDCSQVEPGIYMTGTALLDALINKRPSQRTGNRSPNTPAAPHGAYRCQGDDRWIAIAVTSDEEWRALVRVMGQPDWTRDARFDSLAARIINQDALDRLVTDWTTDKDPFALQQDLQRAGVPAGVCQTAQDRIERDPQLRHLEWLIPLPHSEIGTWPVKDVPFHFATATVNQGGPTERAAPCYGEDSDYVYGELLQLSQAERDALVEEGVI, translated from the coding sequence GTGGCCGATCTGACCTGGCTGTTGGCCGGTGCCGGCGGCCCGCGTCTGCTGGCCAGCCTGGGGGCGGAAATCCTGCGTGTTGAGTGGCGCGAGCGGCTCGATTTTCTGCGCTACATGCCCCCGTTTGCCCCGACCAAGAAGGACGAACACGCCCAGGCCGGGGCCATGGAACTCAGCAGCCTCAGCAAAGACAGCGTCCAGAGCGTCAACCGGGGCGGGTATTTCAACGATATCAACGCCGGCAAAAAGGGCCTGAGCCTCAACATGGGTCATCCCAAGGGACGCGAGCTGTTCAAGCGCATCGTGGCCGTCAGCGATGTGGTTGTTGAAGCCTTCACGGCCGAGACCATGCGCAAATGGGGACTCGGCTATGAACAGCTGAAAGAGATCAAGCCGGACATCATCTACATCCAGCAGCCGGGCTGGGGCTACAAGGGCCCCTACGTCAAATTTGCCTCCTACGGTCCGATTGCCCAGGCTGTCAGCGGGCTGACCGAACAGTCGGGCCTGCCGTCCCCGCATCCGCCTGCCGGCTGGGGCTATTCATACATGGACTGGAGCGGCGCCTACTACTGCGCGCTGACCATGCTGTGTGCGATTTACTACAAGAAGCGGACCGGCAAAGGCCAGTATATCGACTGCTCCCAGGTCGAGCCGGGCATCTATATGACCGGAACGGCCCTGCTCGACGCGCTGATCAACAAACGCCCGTCGCAGCGCACCGGCAACCGCTCGCCCAACACCCCGGCGGCCCCGCACGGCGCCTATCGCTGTCAGGGGGACGACCGCTGGATAGCCATCGCTGTCACCAGCGACGAAGAGTGGCGTGCCCTGGTGCGGGTGATGGGTCAGCCGGACTGGACCCGGGACGCCCGTTTTGACTCTCTGGCCGCCCGCATCATCAACCAGGATGCTCTCGACCGGCTGGTGACGGACTGGACCACAGACAAAGATCCGTTTGCTTTACAGCAAGACTTGCAGCGGGCCGGCGTACCTGCGGGGGTATGTCAGACCGCCCAGGACCGGATTGAACGCGACCCGCAGCTGCGGCACCTCGAGTGGCTCATTCCGCTGCCGCATAGCGAGATTGGAACCTGGCCGGTCAAAGATGTGCCGTTCCACTTTGCGACGGCGACGGTCAACCAGGGTGGCCCGACCGAACGGGCGGCGCCGTGTTACGGTGAAGACAGCGACTATGTGTATGGCGAGCTGCTCCAGCTGAGTCAGGCGGAACGCGATGCACTGGTCGAAGAAGGTGTGATTTAG
- a CDS encoding amidohydrolase family protein: MSYDLLIKNGTVVDGTGAERYQADVAVADGKIAAIGKIRDGAKKVIDAADLIVAPGFVDPHTHYDAQICWDPLITSSSWHGVTSLGMGNCGVGLAPCRPENQEIAAWDLVNVEAIPFEVLGKGVTWDWTTFPEYMDAAQKRGSGINIGFMAALTPFRHWVMGEESMERVATPEERAQIKAMIKEAVAAGAFGFSTTNVAQHIGYKGRP, encoded by the coding sequence ATGTCGTACGATCTGCTCATTAAAAACGGGACCGTGGTCGATGGGACCGGGGCCGAGCGCTATCAGGCCGACGTGGCCGTGGCCGATGGCAAGATTGCCGCTATCGGCAAAATTCGTGACGGAGCGAAAAAGGTCATTGACGCCGCCGACCTGATTGTGGCGCCGGGCTTTGTCGATCCGCACACCCATTATGACGCCCAGATCTGCTGGGACCCGCTGATCACCTCGTCGTCGTGGCACGGGGTGACGAGCCTGGGGATGGGCAACTGCGGGGTGGGGCTGGCGCCGTGCAGGCCGGAGAACCAGGAGATTGCGGCCTGGGATCTGGTCAACGTGGAGGCGATCCCGTTCGAGGTGCTGGGCAAGGGCGTGACCTGGGACTGGACGACCTTCCCCGAGTATATGGACGCGGCCCAAAAGCGCGGCAGCGGGATCAATATCGGCTTCATGGCCGCCCTGACGCCGTTCCGCCACTGGGTGATGGGCGAGGAGTCGATGGAGCGGGTGGCCACACCAGAGGAACGGGCCCAAATCAAAGCCATGATTAAAGAAGCGGTGGCGGCGGGTGCGTTTGGGTTTTCGACGACCAACGTGGCCCAGCACATCGGCTACAAGGGGCGGCCGA